The following is a genomic window from Nicotiana tabacum cultivar K326 chromosome 3, ASM71507v2, whole genome shotgun sequence.
TTAGTATATATGCAGTTTGTATACAAGTGTATTTAGAAGTTGAATGATGTATAATACTAGGTATCACCTTACATGTCTGGATGACAATTGTGCTTGGAATTTCAAATCTTCTATCATTTTCAAGGCAAACATATTCAAAGTGAGAAGTTACAATAATAATCACACATCCGGCTATGGTGAAAGATACTTAACACAACGTCAAGCTACTTCGGGTATAATTGCTAGTATAGTCAAGGACAAGTATGTTAATCCAAAAAAAGTTTACACCGCAAATGATATAATAGAAGACATACAAAAGCAACACGGGATTGAAGTGAGCTACATGAAAGCATGGAGAGCTAAAGAAATAGCAATGGCAATGATAAGAGGGAGTCCGAGTGATTCATATAAGGAGCTGCCAAAGTATTTTTATATGTTGGAGCAAACAAATCCAGGATCGGTTACAAAGTTGCATAAATCAGAGGATGGGTGCTTTCTTTATGCATATGTTTCGCTATATGCATCTATCAAGGGCTGGGAGCATTGCATACCGATAATGGTTGTTGACGGAAGCTTCCTTAAAGCAACATATAAGGGTACCATATTGACTGCTTGCACACAAGATGGAGCTGGTGAGTTGACTGCATCTATGTTGTTTCTGCAGTTTGTATAATGTTTAAGTTTCATGTATAAAAGTATATAGGATTTCACAGCTGCTGTTTTTATAAAATTTGCAGTTGGTATAAAtctgtataattgtgtataactgtgtataagatttttataaattttgcaGTTGGTATCTCCAGACTAAATTACAGTCTGAATCCTAATATCTATTTTTGTATAAACAGGAAAAATCTTTCCACTTGCGTATGCAATTGTGGATTCAGAGAATAATAAATCTTGGGAGTGGTTCTTTATCCAGATAAAGGGTACTTTTGGAGTTAGGGAAGGGATGTGTATAGTTTCAGATAGAAATGAAAGCATCTTCAATGCCACAAAAGCTGTGTACCCAGAAGTACCACATTGTATTTGCATGTTTCACTTGTGGCAGAATGTAAAGCGCACATTCAAGAAACATCACAAACAATTGAAGGATATCTTCTTTGCTTTTGCAAGAGCTTACACGATAGAGAAGTTTGAGTACCATATGACAGAGTTGTGCAACATTGATCCGAGGGTGCAGCCTTACTTGTTTGAAATTGGGTACGAAAGGTGGTCTAGAGCATATTCCAAGGTGAAAAGGTCGATGGTAATGACTTCCAATATTGCAGAGTCAATTAATGCAGCTAACAAGGATTCTAGAGAGTTACCAGTAATGCGATTGCTGGAGTACATGACAAATTTGCTACAACAGTGGAACAACAAAAACAGAAAAAGTGCAATGGAGACATCTACAGAGCTTGGCGAAAAGTACGACAAACTCCCTCAGGAAAATCTGATTGCATCGGAGCAAATGACGGTAAAATGAATCAAATATAATGAATCTTGGAACTTCTTACTTGCATTTTACtgttctttaattttattttattttttaaaaaaaaaaacttttgcaGGTGAGACCTGCTACGGATCAGTTATATACTGTGCTTGAAGGGGTAAGGAGAAACATAGTGTGCCTTGAAGAGGGAACATGCAGTTGCGGAAAATTTCAAATGGATGAACTTTCATGTCCGCATGCTTGGGCGGTTTTGAAGAACCAGCAGCTGAAACCTGGCCAGTATTGCTCTTTTTACTACAAGAAGGATAAACTCCTTAGCACTTATGAATTTTCAGTGAATCCGATGCCAGATGAGAGTTTATGGGTAATCCCAACAGAGGTGATGGAAGATGTAGTCCTACCACCTAAAGGGAGAAGGAATGCAGGAAGGCCAAGAAAGGAAAGACTCAAGCCTGCTTCAGAGAAAGAGTCTAAGAGAGCATTTTCATGTTCTGTGTGTGGACAAGGTGGTCACAATAGGAAAACATGTACGAATCGACCAAAATAAATAGTTGGAAACAAAACGCCTCCTATTACATTTGTTGTCATGTTGAGTAATTAAGTTTCAGAAACAATATagttacaaatgttgattagTTAAGTTTCACAATCAATTGACATGTTTCATTATGCATGTTTTGCTTATCCAATAATAGTGTCTTCCTGTTTTTAATGGTACGAAATATATTGATAGATTGTAGAAATACAAAACAGGACTGCAAACAATCACTGGTATTACATGTATAAAGATGTATAAATGAGAGTATAAGTTTGTATAAATTTGTATAACTATGTATATAATTGTATACATATGTATAAAACCTGCTACATTAACAAAACTGCAACCATAATGAAAATACATACTTTGTTAAAGGACAAAAACAACTGAAAATATTCATTCCATAAAGATTGGATTCTCAGTCTATATCCATGTCTTGTTTCCCTTTCAGAATTCCAAAAGTACCTGAAGAAGGTGTCTCAGGAAATAAAGGAAGAGGAACTGGGACTGGACCCATTTCATCCTTAGGAAATAATGGAAATATAGGTAACATAGGAGGATTCATAACATACGGAATATTCTCTTGAACAGAGACGGATTCAAGATTTGAAATTATGGTAACAGGCAAAGAAGCGGCTGAAACCGAGACTTGACTTTCACCAACAGTAGCCAGAAAAGGATGAAAAATAGGCTGCATTCCATTTGGAATAACACAATGGTGAAAGAAGCAAAGTCGAATAGCTTGTAAAGGACAAAAGCAACTGAAAATATTCATTAAGATGTAATTCATTCACAGCAACAATGTGTAATGACTGCCTCAAATTACATTCACATCTATAATATCCTTTAAGGTTATCTCACAAGTAGCAGAATAGTTACAAAACTAGGCAACAACTCCTTATACATAGAACAACTACAGTAAAATGAAAATAACAGAACTACTTTCTTGGTCAccacctcttcctcttcttcaaaaGTCTCCCTGTGATTTCATCATCACTAATTGCACCAGACTGTTGTTTTTTCCTTCCATAATCCCATAACAGAGATCCTCACCTGGTGCGAAGTGTCTCAATGTCAAAATTATCATTTCGAATTTCTTTACCAAGGATGAAATACTCAGCAAAGCCAGCAACAAAAGCACCACAATCACTGTAATTAAAAAGAAACAAATCAGATTCAAATACGTACACTAATAGTAAAATAGTAAAACAATTGAGATTAACCTACCATTTGATCTGTTGGGGAACATTATTAATCAGATTAATCTGCAAAGCATCAGAATGGGATTTATCGGTATATGCACCATTGTTCCAATCAATACCCTTTTTCTCGACATAAAAATCAGAACTCTTCAAGAAGTAAGGTATCAGAATTGCATAAGGTAATGCAGCATCCAAAACATGTCTATCATTAAGAGCCCCACGGTTAGAGTCATAGATGTGGATGCATCTATCTACGAACGTAAACACCCCCAAAACCCAATGTCCCAATTTTGCTCTTCCGCGCTTCACAAAGATAGGGAATAAGGCGTGGTCAATAGTGTGCCACGGGACatttgcatcacaataataacctCTGATGTACTCTTCTATCTCATGCCCGTCAGGAATCACTGAAGGATCTTGATTCACTTTGAAATCTTTGTATAGGGAGTTGATTTTGTTACCAAAGGCAAAGTTGGTTGTAGTAAACCGCATGGCAACACTTGGCCCATATTTTCCCCTCTTTCTCAAATAATAAAAGAGGACATCCAGGTGTTGAGACAAGAAATAAAACACAAGAAATAAAACAGAACAACCATCACTACCAGATTTTTAAAATATAGAactttatacactattatacatagGTATACATATTTATACAAGGTTATACAATGTTATACAATCTTATACTGTGATTATACAAAGCTATGTATACACTATGCAAGTCTCAAAACAACAAAGATatgcaacaaaaataaaaagggaattagaacagaaatttattaaaataccGTGTCAATCAAAGGGCGGCCACAATATGCAAGTGAGTGGAACCAATCCTTCTTGGTCACATAACACGAGCCAAAAGTAAAACCTTCCAAAAGATTATTTACTTCATCGGGATATATATGTTTGGCACttcaaatcacaaaaaataaaaagtaatcaGAACTACATTCATTGACAAgtataaaatcagaaaatcaaagATTGAAGAAAGTGAAGATACCTTCGCCTCGTATCCATCCCATTATCAACAAACACGCAAAACTCTTTAGTCAATGGCGACAATGtatcaaaatcatcaatttcaatCGTCAAAGGATGCTTCATATCAAAAATGAGCTTCGGCGCCGATTTTGATGCTCCAGAATCAAAAACTGGCAAATATGGAGATTTGGCATATTTTCCTGGTATTCTCTGTCGAACTGAATGGTCAGAAGAAATGTAATCATCTTCTACTTCTATGATCGATTGTTTGTGAACCACAAGTTGGGACATTTGAGCTAAATCTTCATcaccaatctcatcccaaaaTGTGTCACCCCTGACATCACCTGCTGCCCCTTAGAAATAGAAACACAAATAatacaaaacttcaaaaagaagaaaagaaaaatcagaccaaaaaaaaagaaaccaGAACAAATACCATTATCAACACCATCAGTAACTCTCTCGTTAGCTACCAcattatcttgattcatttgatTGACAAAGTTAGGAACAACATCATATTGATAGCCATCAAATTCGCCAAGACCAGATGTATTGTCATCAAACACGGGCTGGCGAATCTAATAAAAAACAATAGAAAGAGAAGGCATGTTGAGTTCAGAGAAGGCATAACTGTTGACTGATTTGGTTTTATCAGTAAACAATTACCTTAGAATCAGTAAAATCCTCCCTCGTTTGCTTGGGTTCCTTATTATTCGAAAAACTGAACACTTTTTCAAAGGAAGAAATGACATAGTTGTTGAGCGTCGTCACTGTATCAGTCAACTACAACAAAAGCAAATAAACAACCATGTTTATAACCAAAAAGTAATTATAAACTACAGAAAAGCTAAAGGTCCAGTACCTTTCCAACATCACTCCTCAGCTTCTCAACTTCATCATTCAAAAGATCAAGGCGCACAAAAGGATCATAACTTGGATTAGGCTGTGGATTCATAGTCTGAGGACAAGGTCGTTTAGACTGTTGCTTTGCATTTTGAGGATAAGGTCTTGTAGACTGTTGCTCCATATGCTGAGGACAAGGTGAAGGTGCAGCAACAAAATCATCAGTGTGAGAGGCAGGAACAACAGGCACCTCCCCTGATACAACATCATCCGCATTGACTTCAAAAAGTGTGTCGATGTTCAGACTTGACATCTCTTCAGAAGTAGGGGAAATGTTACTATAGTTCAActacaagaagaaaaaaacagaATTACAATAGTAGAATAATACAGAAAAACTGAAATCATATATGAAGAAGTATTATGGTACAAAATGTTTACCTTGTCGACACTACACATGATCACGCCGCCTGTCAAATCCGCATATGATGGAGTGTTAGTCACTTTCCAATTAAGAATGCGTGGCACATTTGTGCCAACACGAACAACTAGATTCTTATCAACCATTGAGCAACACTCAAAAAACCAAACCTGTAAAGCAAGCGGCAAACCTCCAAGTCTATACATTGTCAAATAATCGCATTGCCTGTCCCTCATTGTCCTTAAAACATCTTCAAATGGCTTTTTTCCCCAAGGAAACATCTTATATTGGCCACTTTCGATGATATCAAAATCATCTTTGGTGATACCATGATTATTGGCATCAGAGAAGATGAAATGATGGACAAAAACCATCAAGGCCATCTTGAACGCATCTTCATCCGACTTccactccttttgcttgaagcgATCAAGAAGCTCCCCCCTTGTTATGGACTTTTTTCCATCTCCTGGAAAATACTCTTTCAACAACCTATTAACATCTGGTTTGTCATAGAAGGAGGCGTCGTCGTCTACGCACTTCAAACCAGTGATAAGAGTAAACTCTCCAATGCC
Proteins encoded in this region:
- the LOC107811784 gene encoding uncharacterized protein LOC107811784 produces the protein MEIFPIYLLHSGEWEENKFVNFISDCVIIESTFNYNNLVAAISEQIRIDSDLNTIEINFVPNVGLPPITIYNDTGVKVYIELKKKNLNFTEYPLFVIVKEIYENHLVVTSSVVASSSSCLVATNSNSRDVSTTDSTEITDIELIENTNFSENTGIIDNMLNEFVEEDQVYQDKETLMNVMKNLAVRERYHLTCLDDNCAWNFKSSIIFKANIFKVRSYNNNHTSGYGERYLTQRQATSGIIASIVKDKYVNPKKVYTANDIIEDIQKQHGIEVSYMKAWRAKEIAMAMIRGSPSDSYKELPKYFYMLEQTNPGSVTKLHKSEDGCFLYAYVSLYASIKGWEHCIPIMVVDGSFLKATYKGTILTACTQDGAVGKIFPLAYAIVDSENNKSWEWFFIQIKGTFGVREGMCIVSDRNESIFNATKAVYPEVPHCICMFHLWQNVKRTFKKHHKQLKDIFFAFARAYTIEKFEYHMTELCNIDPRVQPYLFEIGYERWSRAYSKVKRSMVMTSNIAESINAANKDSRELPVMRLLEYMTNLLQQWNNKNRKSAMETSTELGEKYDKLPQENLIASEQMTVRPATDQLYTVLEGVRRNIVCLEEGTCSCGKFQMDELSCPHAWAVLKNQQLKPGQYCSFYYKKDKLLSTYEFSVNPMPDESLWVIPTEVMEDVVLPPKGRRNAGRPRKERLKPASEKESKRAFSCSVCGQGGHNRKTCTNRPK